Proteins encoded together in one Streptomyces sp. NBC_01216 window:
- a CDS encoding UDP-N-acetylglucosamine 1-carboxyvinyltransferase has protein sequence MSTRVPAVTSQVIAIRPGRPLKGAVTVDGSKNAALPLVAAAAALLRPVRLDNVPASSDVQTLLGLLRQAGWNTAHPVGDSRTVLVLPGKATPTPDGLGEAASSIRASYYLVPGLIARCGRARLPWPGGCRIGDRGMEQHFKVYEAFGDRVRVNDHGYVVEAGKAVRDTVSLVLPFRSRGATIAAVLRAVVAGTPLRLGQPNLSPEVLGVLNALTAVGYECRAGERVLTLAPPSSDPEDVPVWNVPGDKIEAGTLACAVAATCGTARIEGVHGPDVAPLVTALRRMGIPMTDEPGTLVVRGRDIQPTGRPLRAMASLAPGGLDADFEPPLLGLALGFPGTHVFSDPINPGRHSNLIPQLVRMGGEITELSSTECRFTGPQRLTGAGVEATDIRTGSALMVAGLTARGVTTLGGVDQIRRGHADLPGKLLALGADICEVTP, from the coding sequence GTGAGTACCCGCGTCCCCGCCGTCACGTCTCAGGTCATCGCGATCCGGCCCGGTCGGCCCCTCAAGGGTGCCGTGACGGTCGACGGTTCGAAGAACGCCGCACTGCCACTCGTAGCCGCTGCAGCAGCCCTCCTTCGCCCCGTCCGTCTCGACAACGTGCCCGCCAGCTCCGACGTCCAGACGCTGCTCGGCCTGCTGCGGCAGGCGGGCTGGAACACCGCCCACCCAGTCGGTGACAGCCGCACCGTCCTCGTCCTCCCCGGCAAGGCGACCCCGACGCCTGACGGCCTGGGCGAGGCCGCGTCCAGCATCCGTGCCTCGTACTACCTCGTCCCCGGCCTGATCGCCCGCTGCGGCCGGGCACGGCTTCCCTGGCCGGGCGGATGCCGGATCGGCGACCGCGGCATGGAGCAGCACTTCAAGGTGTACGAAGCCTTTGGCGACCGCGTCCGCGTGAACGACCACGGGTACGTCGTCGAAGCCGGCAAGGCGGTCCGTGACACGGTGTCCCTGGTGCTGCCATTCCGCTCGCGCGGGGCGACGATCGCCGCGGTGCTGCGCGCCGTGGTAGCGGGCACGCCCCTGAGGCTCGGACAACCGAACCTCTCCCCGGAGGTCCTCGGCGTCCTGAACGCGCTGACGGCCGTGGGGTACGAGTGCCGTGCCGGCGAGCGCGTCCTCACACTCGCCCCGCCTTCCTCCGATCCGGAGGACGTGCCCGTATGGAACGTTCCGGGCGACAAGATCGAGGCCGGGACCCTGGCCTGTGCCGTGGCCGCCACCTGCGGCACCGCTCGGATCGAGGGCGTCCACGGACCTGACGTCGCGCCGTTGGTCACCGCCCTGCGTCGAATGGGTATCCCGATGACCGACGAACCGGGGACCCTAGTCGTTCGCGGTCGGGACATTCAGCCGACGGGCCGGCCGTTGCGGGCCATGGCCTCCCTGGCCCCCGGTGGCCTCGATGCCGACTTCGAACCGCCGCTCCTCGGCCTGGCCCTGGGCTTCCCCGGCACCCACGTGTTCTCGGACCCGATCAACCCCGGGCGCCACAGCAACCTCATCCCGCAGCTCGTCCGCATGGGTGGCGAGATCACCGAACTGTCCTCCACCGAGTGCCGGTTCACCGGCCCCCAGCGATTGACGGGTGCCGGAGTGGAGGCGACCGACATCCGCACGGGCTCGGCACTGATGGTCGCCGGCCTCACCGCCCGCGGCGTCACGACCCTCGGCGGGGTCGACCAGATCCGCCGCGGCCACGCCGACCTGCCCGGAAAACTCCTCGCCCTCGGAGCCGACATCTGCGAGGTCACCCCATGA
- a CDS encoding ATP-binding protein, which yields MEAHQLTFTLPPTPIAVPTARRQVREAIAAWPTLPATSEAVHTAELVVSELVTNAVRYAGHRPISVVAQLSDAVLRVEVSDASPALPTPTLPDQDSEGGRGLFLVGVLADRFGTAPTESGKCCWAEIDMSGSLPDGAISALSLPAQRSCT from the coding sequence GTGGAAGCGCACCAGCTCACCTTCACTCTCCCGCCGACACCGATCGCCGTGCCCACGGCACGACGCCAGGTGCGGGAGGCCATAGCCGCCTGGCCGACGCTGCCCGCGACGTCGGAAGCCGTCCACACGGCCGAGCTGGTCGTCAGCGAGCTCGTCACGAACGCGGTCCGTTACGCCGGTCACCGGCCGATCAGCGTCGTGGCCCAGCTCTCCGACGCGGTTCTGCGGGTGGAGGTCAGCGACGCGAGCCCCGCTCTTCCGACGCCGACTCTGCCGGACCAGGACAGCGAGGGCGGACGTGGGCTCTTCCTGGTCGGTGTCCTCGCGGACCGCTTCGGCACGGCGCCGACGGAGTCCGGCAAGTGCTGCTGGGCCGAGATCGACATGTCCGGCTCGCTGCCGGACGGCGCCATTTCCGCCTTGTCCCTTCCCGCGCAGAGGAGTTGTACGTGA
- a CDS encoding helix-turn-helix domain-containing protein — MADVKTEAEKIGETIKHARQRTGRSQTHVATALGYHQSKLSRLESGRGTEDTRVLRAVAAELGIPLHVLGLSDPAPSAAPTDDPETEDMRRRTFLAASIASLTAPTTPATAAHDDLVRALLPSPRTVSGQGGSSDTGSLETRVAAARRLFCTCDYAELETTLPGLLADLREAAGDHRNEAEMAGLLATAYQTSTSLLLKQGDHGNAWLAVGRALAEAERSGDPVVLASSVRVHAHVLTREKHTTQAVTLVRHTAGQLAGAYDQRSPRYLAAVGLLLLRGVTAASTAGDRAATREFLDEAGDVARYVALDRPDAWANFSPTNVALHAVSAAVAFGDAGIALNTAAPLMRRHIPVPERRAALWVEAARAYNQQGRLAEGYQALRIAETCAAQDVRRPAVRDLVADMAARDRRRTLPELHHFSRRLGVPA, encoded by the coding sequence ATGGCAGACGTGAAGACCGAGGCCGAGAAGATCGGCGAGACGATCAAGCACGCCCGACAGCGCACCGGCCGCTCGCAGACGCACGTCGCCACCGCGCTGGGCTACCACCAGTCGAAGCTCAGCCGCCTGGAGAGCGGACGGGGCACGGAAGACACCCGGGTCTTACGCGCAGTCGCCGCCGAACTCGGCATCCCGCTCCACGTCCTCGGCCTGAGCGACCCCGCCCCGTCAGCAGCACCAACCGACGATCCCGAGACAGAAGACATGCGCCGCCGCACCTTCCTCGCCGCGAGCATCGCGTCCCTCACGGCCCCCACCACCCCTGCCACGGCTGCCCACGACGACCTCGTCCGCGCCCTCCTCCCCAGCCCGCGGACGGTCTCCGGTCAGGGAGGCTCTTCAGATACGGGCTCCCTGGAAACCAGGGTCGCCGCTGCCCGGCGCCTGTTCTGCACGTGCGACTACGCGGAGCTGGAGACGACCCTGCCTGGTCTCCTCGCCGACTTGCGGGAAGCCGCAGGCGACCACCGCAACGAGGCCGAGATGGCCGGACTCCTGGCCACCGCGTACCAGACCTCGACCAGCCTGCTGCTCAAGCAGGGGGACCACGGCAACGCCTGGCTCGCGGTGGGCCGCGCCCTGGCCGAAGCCGAGCGCTCGGGCGACCCCGTCGTCCTCGCTTCCAGCGTCCGTGTGCACGCCCACGTCCTAACCCGCGAGAAGCACACCACCCAGGCGGTCACACTCGTCCGGCACACGGCGGGCCAGCTCGCGGGCGCCTACGACCAGCGCTCACCCCGCTACCTCGCCGCCGTGGGCCTGCTCCTCCTGCGGGGCGTCACGGCCGCCAGCACCGCCGGCGACCGCGCCGCCACTCGCGAATTCCTGGACGAGGCCGGGGACGTCGCCCGCTACGTCGCGCTCGACCGGCCCGACGCCTGGGCGAACTTCAGCCCGACCAACGTCGCCCTTCATGCGGTGAGCGCCGCGGTCGCCTTCGGTGACGCCGGCATCGCCCTGAACACTGCCGCGCCTCTCATGCGCCGCCACATCCCCGTCCCCGAACGCCGAGCGGCTCTGTGGGTCGAAGCAGCCCGCGCCTACAACCAGCAGGGCCGCCTCGCCGAGGGCTACCAGGCCCTGCGGATCGCCGAGACATGCGCCGCCCAGGACGTACGCCGCCCCGCAGTCCGCGACCTGGTCGCCGACATGGCCGCCCGGGACCGGCGACGTACGCTGCCCGAGCTCCACCACTTCAGCCGCCGACTGGGAGTCCCCGCGTGA
- a CDS encoding flavoprotein, translating to MTAQPFLYVVVCAAGIADDAHKLITAAQEQGWGVGVIATPQGLGFLDTEAIEAQTGHPIRSAWRSPGDPRPLPPADAIAVAPATFNTVNKWAAGIADTLALGILCEAYGMGIPTVVLPYVNAAMAAHPAYGRSLDQLRDMGVLVGSYEPHRPKAGGGADRFRWEEALELLHGKIAGSSGK from the coding sequence GTGACCGCACAGCCGTTTCTGTACGTCGTCGTCTGCGCCGCCGGCATCGCGGACGACGCCCACAAGCTGATCACCGCCGCGCAGGAGCAGGGCTGGGGCGTCGGGGTCATAGCCACACCCCAGGGGCTCGGCTTCCTGGACACCGAGGCGATCGAGGCCCAGACCGGCCACCCGATCCGCTCGGCCTGGCGCAGCCCTGGTGACCCGCGCCCGCTCCCGCCGGCCGATGCCATTGCCGTCGCGCCCGCCACGTTCAACACGGTCAACAAGTGGGCAGCCGGCATCGCCGACACCCTCGCCCTCGGCATCCTGTGCGAGGCATACGGGATGGGCATCCCGACGGTTGTCCTGCCGTACGTGAACGCAGCCATGGCCGCCCACCCGGCGTACGGCCGCAGCCTGGATCAGCTGCGCGACATGGGCGTGCTGGTCGGGTCGTACGAGCCGCACCGCCCCAAGGCGGGCGGTGGAGCGGACCGCTTCCGGTGGGAGGAGGCGCTGGAGCTGCTGCATGGCAAGATCGCAGGCTCTTCCGGAAAGTGA
- a CDS encoding relaxase/mobilization nuclease domain-containing protein, which produces MIPKIILGKGARATRRLIGYLYGPGTANEHTDPHLVASWNGFAPDPGRSPRRNPRDVEDQLAAQLDQPVRMLGDKAPTTTVWHCPVRAAPEDPILTDAQWADIARRIVAAAGIAPEGDEEACRWVAVRHADDHIHIAATLVRQDGRRPRRDHDIRAVQREARKIEADLGLRRLNPGDGTAAKRPTSKEHFKAKRQGQDTTTREILRMRVRRAVAAASTETEFFALLEATGVTVRPKTGPSGDVLGYSVALPGDLNKHGEPVWFSGSTLAGDLSLPKIRHRLTDTVPEPVTARQADPWHPATAATERIPHHLTHSSDHITQGQLVALGGALDLLPLAAPAAARSELERAAALFERATRSRITADADSARVLRRSVQTILRTPAATRDGAGLAMLLDAALIAVAFAKHWHRTHQHAQQEAAAQQALVHLQTAYAQVAVPVLDDLARRTPGMQTKQRYARHLQQAAPDHADRILKDPTWDALATVLADAETAGHNPTTLLGQALGQRTLDDARNPARALTWRIHRLGQRHAPGPLAQAAIARSTTRRPNAPIRPATGTPTVVQQQPHVRRR; this is translated from the coding sequence GTGATACCGAAGATCATCCTCGGCAAGGGCGCCCGCGCCACCCGCCGCCTCATCGGCTACCTCTACGGTCCGGGCACCGCCAACGAGCACACCGACCCGCACCTGGTCGCGTCCTGGAACGGCTTCGCCCCCGACCCCGGCCGCAGCCCCCGCCGCAACCCCAGGGACGTCGAGGACCAGCTCGCCGCACAGCTCGACCAGCCCGTGAGGATGCTCGGCGACAAGGCCCCGACGACCACGGTGTGGCACTGCCCCGTGCGTGCCGCCCCGGAGGATCCGATCCTGACCGACGCCCAGTGGGCGGACATCGCCCGCCGGATCGTGGCCGCCGCCGGCATCGCCCCCGAAGGCGACGAGGAAGCCTGCCGCTGGGTAGCCGTACGCCACGCCGACGACCACATCCACATCGCCGCCACCCTCGTACGACAGGACGGCCGCCGCCCCCGACGCGACCACGACATCCGCGCCGTCCAGCGCGAAGCCCGCAAGATCGAAGCCGACCTCGGCCTGCGCCGCCTCAACCCCGGCGACGGCACCGCCGCCAAACGCCCCACCAGCAAGGAACACTTCAAGGCCAAGCGCCAGGGCCAGGACACCACCACCCGCGAGATCCTGCGCATGCGCGTCCGCCGCGCCGTGGCAGCCGCCTCCACCGAGACCGAGTTCTTCGCCCTGCTGGAGGCGACCGGCGTGACCGTTCGTCCGAAGACCGGACCGTCCGGCGACGTCCTCGGCTACAGCGTCGCCCTGCCTGGCGACCTCAACAAGCACGGCGAACCGGTGTGGTTCTCCGGCTCCACCCTCGCTGGCGATCTCTCCCTGCCCAAGATCCGCCACCGTCTCACCGACACCGTCCCCGAACCGGTCACCGCCCGGCAGGCCGACCCCTGGCACCCGGCCACCGCCGCCACCGAACGCATCCCCCACCACCTCACCCACAGCAGCGACCACATCACCCAAGGCCAGCTCGTCGCCCTCGGCGGAGCCCTCGACCTGCTCCCGCTCGCCGCACCAGCCGCCGCGAGGAGCGAGCTCGAACGGGCCGCCGCCCTCTTCGAGCGCGCCACCCGCTCCCGCATCACCGCCGACGCCGACAGCGCCCGCGTCCTGCGCCGCAGCGTCCAGACGATCCTGCGCACCCCCGCCGCGACTCGCGACGGCGCCGGGCTGGCGATGCTGCTGGACGCCGCCCTCATCGCCGTGGCCTTCGCGAAGCACTGGCACCGCACCCACCAACACGCCCAGCAGGAAGCAGCAGCCCAGCAGGCCCTCGTCCACCTCCAGACCGCATACGCCCAGGTCGCCGTCCCGGTCCTGGACGACCTCGCCCGCCGCACCCCCGGCATGCAGACCAAGCAGCGCTACGCCCGCCACCTCCAGCAGGCCGCCCCCGACCACGCCGACCGCATCCTGAAGGACCCCACCTGGGACGCCCTCGCCACCGTCCTCGCCGACGCCGAAACGGCCGGCCACAACCCGACCACCCTCCTCGGCCAGGCCCTCGGCCAACGCACCCTCGACGACGCCCGCAACCCCGCCCGCGCCCTGACCTGGCGCATCCACCGCCTCGGCCAACGCCACGCACCGGGCCCCCTCGCTCAGGCAGCCATTGCCCGCAGCACCACACGACGCCCCAACGCTCCGATCCGCCCCGCGACAGGCACGCCAACCGTCGTGCAGCAGCAGCCGCACGTGCGGCGGCGTTGA
- a CDS encoding plasmid mobilization protein encodes MHDPNHELPTTQQEIVTGLNSAASCRVRSPYPASAPGEAEASGAEGAPVSAGPGKPTRGEATQPSAPRRRLREPTLREKRVHPRYSHDEFALLATAAHLSRMSVGGYVAETSLAAARSDDPTAAVADYRAMVKALMAANRQLALIGNNLNQLAWHLNKDGAWPAQDIVARLLGRVEASVDDVDVAVAQVISGR; translated from the coding sequence ATGCACGACCCGAACCACGAACTCCCCACCACCCAGCAGGAGATAGTCACCGGCCTCAACAGCGCAGCAAGTTGTCGGGTAAGGAGTCCTTACCCGGCCTCCGCCCCGGGGGAGGCGGAGGCGTCCGGCGCCGAGGGGGCGCCGGTGTCGGCCGGCCCGGGGAAGCCGACTCGGGGAGAAGCCACGCAGCCGTCCGCGCCGCGCCGCCGTCTTCGCGAACCCACGCTGCGTGAGAAGCGCGTCCACCCCCGCTACAGCCACGACGAGTTCGCCCTCCTCGCGACAGCCGCTCACCTCAGCCGCATGTCGGTCGGCGGCTACGTCGCCGAGACCTCGCTCGCCGCCGCCCGCTCCGACGACCCCACCGCTGCGGTCGCCGACTACCGAGCCATGGTCAAGGCGCTGATGGCCGCCAATCGCCAGCTCGCGCTGATCGGCAACAACCTCAACCAGCTCGCCTGGCACCTCAACAAGGACGGCGCCTGGCCCGCGCAGGACATCGTGGCGCGGCTACTGGGCCGGGTCGAGGCATCGGTCGACGACGTGGACGTGGCCGTCGCCCAGGTGATCTCGGGGCGGTGA
- a CDS encoding DUF2637 domain-containing protein, whose amino-acid sequence MAFRVSWNALSDVARAIGADSTAAFLYPIVVDGLMALALIATLVLTDADRKFALRVLATYTIASLLLNYVHGLVPALHTDSIQWGRLTDLDYANWALVLLATSLPVGSIYFGSDLVAKVLHHNHKSADSPETASAQSVGEQAPQSTPDRPGSIPEQLTESTPMKVTEVPVTGPAEGVDAAPGARPPRSVTAAESTGAAPRRATGRVPAAAKSTVDRTLTDDEVLDKARLLTADWTGDQLTAERLRTELRIGQKRARILRDRLQAERTGQDQPALYDSSDIGSLDDGATAPVGIA is encoded by the coding sequence ATGGCCTTCCGGGTCTCGTGGAACGCGCTGTCCGACGTGGCTCGTGCCATCGGCGCCGACTCCACCGCCGCCTTCCTCTACCCGATCGTCGTCGACGGCCTGATGGCCCTCGCGCTGATCGCCACACTTGTGCTGACCGACGCCGACCGGAAGTTCGCTCTGCGGGTCCTGGCGACCTATACGATCGCCAGCCTCCTGCTGAACTACGTGCACGGCCTCGTACCGGCCCTGCACACCGACTCGATCCAGTGGGGCCGACTGACCGACTTGGACTACGCGAACTGGGCCCTCGTCCTGCTGGCAACCTCACTGCCGGTCGGGTCGATCTACTTCGGGTCGGACCTCGTGGCCAAGGTGCTGCACCACAACCACAAGTCGGCCGACTCCCCCGAAACGGCCTCCGCCCAGTCGGTCGGCGAGCAGGCCCCTCAGTCGACGCCTGACCGGCCCGGATCGATCCCCGAGCAGCTGACCGAGTCGACCCCCATGAAGGTCACCGAAGTGCCCGTGACGGGGCCGGCCGAGGGAGTCGACGCAGCACCCGGCGCCCGACCGCCCCGGTCGGTCACAGCGGCGGAGTCGACCGGAGCTGCCCCGCGTCGAGCGACCGGTCGGGTCCCCGCCGCTGCCAAGTCGACCGTCGACCGGACCCTCACCGACGACGAAGTCCTCGACAAGGCCCGACTCCTGACGGCCGACTGGACCGGTGACCAGCTGACCGCCGAGCGCTTGCGGACCGAACTACGGATCGGCCAGAAGCGCGCCCGTATCCTGCGCGACCGACTGCAGGCCGAGCGGACCGGCCAGGACCAGCCCGCCCTGTACGACAGCTCCGACATCGGGTCACTCGACGACGGCGCCACCGCCCCCGTCGGCATCGCCTGA